The nucleotide sequence CCCGCCAATAAATAAGAAAGCTGTACATGATTCAACTCTTTCATTAACTCATTTAATTTATTTATCTGGAGTAACTCAGAATCATCCTTTTGCAGTGCATAATATTGTGATAATTGATATATTTTAACACTAGCTCTAAGCTTACTTGGGACATTTTTCATTGCTTCTAAAACTTGATTAAACTCCTGCCTAGAAAAATGAACTTTTGACTTCACTAACCAACCTTCCACTAAATCTGGATCACGTAACACAGTTCGATTAGCCAATTCCAGGGCTTTATCGAAATCGTACGCGTATTGTTGGTTAAACTCCTCTTCCGTTAAGGTTGCTAAACGCGGTGCTGCTTCTTTACCAATGATTCTTGTTTGTTCTTTTTCATTTTTATACAGCTCTAATGCATGCAAGGCTTCTTGCTCATTTTTCAATGCTCGTTTTTCGCTCACCATAATTTGAACGACACCGTAAATTGCAAAAAACATGAAAACAATTAATATCGCGGTAATATCTCTGTGACGCTTCATCAACAACAATAGTGACGTAGCGAAGCCCGCCTTTTCTGCATCAGTAGCAAAACCATTAAGCCATTTACTTATATCTTTCAAAAAATCATCCACAGATTGATAGCGATCTTTTTGCTTCAATGATAAAGCTTTCATTGCGACCGCTTCCAGGCTAATAGAGACGTAGTCATCCTTAAACTTTGACGGTTTTATCACTTCGCCTCTCAAAGTTTTTTCTAAAGACTCCATCGTGTCCTTACACTCAATGGGTTTAAGCCCACAAAGCATATAATAAAGAATCCCACCTAAAGCATAGACATCCGTTGTTTCATTTTTATCACCAAATATTGGATCAATTTGCTCAGGGGCTAAATAACCAGGAGATCCCTTAACAACACCATTCAGGGTTGCATCATTATACACTTCGGGATCTAGTAAACTCAAAGAGGGACTTTCATTATTTTCATCTAAAATTTTTGCTATGCCCCAATCAAAGATCATAACTTCACCATAGGCACCTACCCCAATATTAGCAGGTTTTAAATCTAAATGAACAATTCCATTGGCATGCGCATAGGATATAGCCTGACAAACTTTGATCATGATTTGTACTATATCATGATCTTTAACGCCCTCTTTAAGGGACTCAGATTCATACCACTCATCCATAGGTAGACCCTGGAAAAGTTTCATAGTAAAAAAGGGCTGTCCTTCATCATCTAGACCCATATCATAAACAGGCATGATATTCGGGTGCTGAAGCGATGCAGTTAAACGAGCCTCTTTAATAAATCGATCTATATTATCAACATTGTCGGCATCGAGTAATTTAGCCACGGCCACATCACGCAAGGTGAAACGATCGAGACAGCGACTGACTTTTTTCATTCCCCCATGATCTATGGCTGTATCATTTTGGTAGCGTTCGTGGGAATTACTTATTTCATTATAAAAGAGCGCATCCTCTGCTTCTTTAGCTTCAAATGCTTCGTGAAAATGTGAATTTAAAGATTTGAAATTAT is from Lentisphaera profundi and encodes:
- a CDS encoding serine/threonine-protein kinase, translated to MEEKNNQDFFHNFKSLNSHFHEAFEAKEAEDALFYNEISNSHERYQNDTAIDHGGMKKVSRCLDRFTLRDVAVAKLLDADNVDNIDRFIKEARLTASLQHPNIMPVYDMGLDDEGQPFFTMKLFQGLPMDEWYESESLKEGVKDHDIVQIMIKVCQAISYAHANGIVHLDLKPANIGVGAYGEVMIFDWGIAKILDENNESPSLSLLDPEVYNDATLNGVVKGSPGYLAPEQIDPIFGDKNETTDVYALGGILYYMLCGLKPIECKDTMESLEKTLRGEVIKPSKFKDDYVSISLEAVAMKALSLKQKDRYQSVDDFLKDISKWLNGFATDAEKAGFATSLLLLMKRHRDITAILIVFMFFAIYGVVQIMVSEKRALKNEQEALHALELYKNEKEQTRIIGKEAAPRLATLTEEEFNQQYAYDFDKALELANRTVLRDPDLVEGWLVKSKVHFSRQEFNQVLEAMKNVPSKLRASVKIYQLSQYYALQKDDSELLQINKLNELMKELNHVQLSYLLAGYAEQHTKVLEDRVAIASALLKLTNRHAAPNLKMSIKYLKNDFLDVNLSDNPKLYSLSGLRNLPIKIMDISNSGISIALDLKIMPITELRMKNTNIRNLNEVLKLRYLKKLVIGKSDFIDFKGKIPAHISLIRE